TGGTGTGGGCAACGGCGCGGCGGCCCCCTTGCTGGTCCCGACGCTTGGGAAGCTGAATTCATTGGCTGCATGATTCGGAGACGAAGGCTCGATTCGATTGTATTGGATAGGGGTGGAATCAGCGGCGTGCGGGGGGAGGCATTTCCACGAGCAATTTCCATTTCCGCTGCCATTTGGTTCGTCGGATTAGCACACACAACACAAGTAgcatttgcttttttttttgttcaaccCTGTCCTCGAGCAAAGCCTTCATCGGCGACCTGCAGCACAATGCTCACGGGCACAATGCCGTCGTTTGGAAGATTATTATTATGCTCGTGCAGGCCTTGGATTTGGAGTCCTTTATATTACCTAAGAAAATGGGTCGTTTCATTAAATTTTCGTGGCAACTTGGAACAAAATAGTGCATAGTAGAGTCCTGCTCCTCTAGTGGTACTTGTATGCAGTCAGCTGCCTGACACTCTGACCGATTGATGCCATGCCCTGATTAAACTACACACTCTTTGCTGCATCATAGTTAAATCGAATGTGCCAGATTTCACTTTGCTTAGGGCTTAAGAGTTTGTATTGACTTTGGTGAACCGTTGAGTGCCATCTTCTTTATTACTAGGGCCACGAATAGTTTACAAAATAATAATGGTTCACCGCATCAGTAGTTCAGGACCTAATGCTGGAGTGGACATATTTTCAAGagcatctttttctttttcaattttCATTTACAGCTTCCGGTTCAGACTGAATTGAAGATTGAAGTGCATTGGAGGCTCTGACCATTCCCTGTATACATGTTCTTGCAGCTTAGCGGCAGCCTTTTCCTATGGAGTCGCATCCATGGCAATGGTTTTCGTGAACAAAGCAGTTCTTATGCAGTATGTTCACTCCATGACCCTGCTCACTTTACAGGTATTGCTAAACATCATGGCCTAGACAAAGTTATCTGGTTTTTGTGAACAAAGCAGTTCTTAAGCCTGGTTGTTTTGTTCAATTTCTCCATTACTTCTGCAGCAAATAGCCACAGCGCTACTGATACATTTTGGTCAAGTTCTAGGAATGTCTAGACGAAAAGACTTCAGCTTGATAACTGCAAAGAAGCTTCTTCCGATATCAATATTTTACAATGCAAATGTGGGATTTGCTCTAGCAAGCTTGAAAGGGGTTAACATCCCTATGTATATTGCAATCAAGAGAATCACTCCCCTCGCCGTGTTGGTGAGTGGGTGTGTACGGGGAAAGGGAAAGCCACCAACACAGGTGAGGATGCATTTCTGGAGACTTCTTTGGGCTTCCTTTTACATAGAGTACAATGGTTATTACAGCTGTAGGCCCCTCACTGTCTCAATTTGATGTTTTGGAAATGAATCGAGCTCCCCATCTCAACCGGTGTCAGTCATTAATTTAGCTAACTGTTGATATAGTTAATCAAAAGTTTACGAGAATTCTAACCTTGTGGGTAGCATGAATCACACTTTTCAAACTTTCCTGCCAATAGATCTTAATATTCGTGGTTAGCATCAGTGCTTGTCTTCTTGCAACCATGTCTTTCTAGTAAAATTGTGCGAGCACTTCAGGTAAATATTGTAAAAGGCATTGGCATTGTGACTGAAATTCTTGGTCTGCTGTACGTTTTTGTTTTGAAATTTCATCATGTGCAAATTCAAGATCAAAATTTAGGGAAATGCATTGTTTCTCTCCTGGGAATGAGCAACTCTTTTCTAATTTTTGCCACATCCTGACCAATTCGAAACTATTTTAGGTCACTCTTTCAGTTATCTGCACCGCTGCAGGTGTCCTTATTGCAGCACTTGGAGATTTTTCCTTTGACCTATATGGATACTGCATGGCTCTAACATCAGTCTTCTTCCAGGTTACGTTATTCCTACTCTTGTTTTGTTCTCGGATAATTTATCCTagatctttctttcttttacttGTTTGAGGCAAGGCTCAGCTGACATCTGCATGTGTATGCACTATGCAGACAATGTATTTGGTTCTGGTGGAGAAATCAGGTGCTGAGGATGGTCTTTCCTCAGTGGATTTGATGTTCTACAACAGTATATTGTCACTTCCATTTCTGTTTTTCCTCATTATAGCAACAGGAGAATTCCCCCATTCTCTTACAGTATTATCTGCAAAGGTCAGTATTCTGCTCGTGCTCAGCATGATCAAAATTTGATTAGTACATCTATAAGGTAGCAATCTCTTTGAGTTCCCTTGTTTCACCCGTTTAACTCACAATGATGACTGGCGATAGTTCTCCTGAGTTTTTTGAGCAAATAGTCTCACACTTCGATGTTGTTCATTAACACAATACTAGTATTGTTAAGTTTCCGCATCAAATTATATGCTAGATGCCTCTGTCCTAACTTGGATTATCCGGTGAACTGCAGACAGCCTCTCCGTCATTCAGTGTTATTCTTGTCATTTCACTGGTGATGGGAATCGTTCTCAATTTCACCATGTTTTGGTGCA
Above is a genomic segment from Setaria viridis chromosome 4, Setaria_viridis_v4.0, whole genome shotgun sequence containing:
- the LOC117851404 gene encoding UDP-galactose/UDP-glucose transporter 7, whose amino-acid sequence is MGLAEAGEPSSILSLAAAFSYGVASMAMVFVNKAVLMQYVHSMTLLTLQQIATALLIHFGQVLGMSRRKDFSLITAKKLLPISIFYNANVGFALASLKGVNIPMYIAIKRITPLAVLVSGCVRGKGKPPTQVTLSVICTAAGVLIAALGDFSFDLYGYCMALTSVFFQTMYLVLVEKSGAEDGLSSVDLMFYNSILSLPFLFFLIIATGEFPHSLTVLSAKTASPSFSVILVISLVMGIVLNFTMFWCTIVNSALTTTIVGVLKGVGSTTLGFILLGGVEVHALNVTGLVINTLGGVWYSYAKYRQKKKTPRKLVPDVESHAHK